Proteins from one Telopea speciosissima isolate NSW1024214 ecotype Mountain lineage chromosome 1, Tspe_v1, whole genome shotgun sequence genomic window:
- the LOC122655408 gene encoding cytochrome P450 86A22-like has translation METSTAILFLVAAMAAYLLWFIFISRSLRGPRVWPLLGSLPGVIQNYDRLHDWITENLRSYGGTCQSCICPIPFLVRKQGLVPVTCDPKNLEHILKIRFNNYPKGPTAQAVFHDLFGEGIFNSDGDTWLVQRKRAALEFIPRRLQQVMDRWVNRAIKLRLCPILKTVQEESKIVDLQDLLLRLTFDNICGLTFGKDPHTLSPCLPENRFASAFDRATEATLQRFILPQVIWKFKKWLRLGQEVTLSQSIRHMDKYLSNVIETRKLELQQNLAAEEKGNPHDDMLSRFMNTKEDYSDSFLQDQVLSFILAGRDTSAVALSWFFWLLTLNPKVEKKILREICTVLMETRGDDMSKWLEEPLVFDEFDRLVYLKAALSETLRLYPSGPQGWKHVVTDDVLPDGTFVPAGSKIIYSMYSVGRMEWTWGEDCMKFRPERWLSPDEKSYKVKDEFKFMAFNAGPRICLGKDLAYMQMKSIATAVLLRHRLTLAPGHRVEQKMSLTLFMKNGLKVNVHHRDLMDIAAAIRKEGAAVDNGNSDARG, from the coding sequence ATGGAGACATCAACGGCTATACTGTTCTTAGTTGCTGCCATGGCCGCATATTTACTGTGGTTTATCTTTATCTCGCGTTCGCTGAGGGGCCCACGGGTGTGGCCTTTACTAGGTAGTCTCCCGGGGGTGATCCAAAACTACGACCGCTTGCATGATTGGATTACCGAGAATCTCCGCTCGTATGGTGGCACGTGCCAAAGCTGCATCTGTCCTATTCCCTTCCTGGTGCGAAAACAAGGCTTGGTGCCTGTCACATGCGATCCCAAAAACCTAGAGCACATATTAAAGATCCGCTTCAACAATTACCCAAAGGGCCCCACCGCGCAAGCCGTGTTCCACGATTTATTTGGCGAAGGCATCTTCAACTCCGACGGTGACACGTGGTTAGTTCAGAGGAAGAGGGCCGCGCTTGAGTTCATCCCCCGGAGACTGCAACAAGTCATGGATCGGTGGGTGAACCGGGCCATCAAGCTGCGGCTCTGCCCAATCCTTAAAACTGTCCAAGAGGAATCGAAGATCGTGGATCTTCAGGACCTCCTCCTCCGATTAACCTTCGATAACATATGTGGACTAACTTTCGGTAAGGACCCTCACACCCTGTCCCCCTGTCTACCAGAGAACCGGTTCGCATCAGCATTTGACCGAGCCACCGAGGCCACCCTGCAGCGGTTCATCTTGCCCCAAGTCATATGGAAGTTCAAGAAATGGCTTCGGCTGGGGCAAGAGGTTACCCTGAGCCAGAGCATCCGCCACATGGACAAATACCTATCCAATGTCATCGAGACACGTAAGCTGGAGTTGCAGCAGAATCTCGCGGCGGAAGAGAAGGGGAACCCACACGATGACATGCTATCCAGGTTCATGAATACGAAAGAAGACTACTCGGACTCCTTTCTACAAGACCAGGTACTCAGCTTCATCCTAGCTGGACGAGACACATCAGCAGTGGCGCTAAGCTGGTTCTTCTGGTTGCTGACACTGAACCCaaaagtggagaagaagatctTGCGTGAGATCTGCACGGTTCTTATGGAAACACGTGGCGATGACATGTCAAAGTGGTTGGAGGAGCCGTTGGTGTTCGACGAGTTTGATCGGCTGGTCTACCTGAAAGCAGCCTTGTCGGAAACCCTCCGGTTGTATCCGTCGGGGCCACAAGGCTGGAAACACGTGGTTACAGACGATGTGTTACCGGACGGCACATTCGTACCGGCGGGTTCGAAGATAATTTACTCGATGTACTCAGTGGGGAGGATGGAGTGGACGTGGGGGGAAGACTGCATGAAATTCCGGCCGGAGAGGTGGTTGTCACCGGACGAGAAGAGTTACAAAGTGAAGGATGAGTTCAAGTTCATGGCGTTCAATGCAGGGCCCAGGATCTGTTTAGGGAAGGACTTGGCTTATATGCAAATGAAGTCCATCGCCACCGCGGTGTTGCTCAGGCACCGGTTGACGTTAGCACCAGGGCACCGCGTGGAGCAGAAGATGTCGTTGACTCTATTCATGAAAAATGGGTTGAAGGTAAATGTGCACCATAGGGATCTCATGGACATTGCCGCCGCAATTCGCAAGGAAGGAGCAGCCGTCGATAACGGCAACTCCGACGCACGCGGTTGA